In the Candidatus Electrothrix sp. GW3-4 genome, one interval contains:
- a CDS encoding right-handed parallel beta-helix repeat-containing protein, with protein sequence MMVQIRSNVIIIKKMLGAFDSSRNKYINKMGTGLVLMVLVLPIMFMPSLVSAEIMVTICHFPSENSSNPNTIKVGEASVSTHLAKHGDYIGICVDSDGDGIEDSIDICPFDAANDADGDGVCGDVDQCPGFDDNADADEDGIADGCDTCPDDAANDVDNDGICGNVDQCPGFDDNTDADGDGIADSCDACPNDAPNDPDNDGICGISPLCLKYDDGTNDDEDWIDYGCDINAYDYDGDGFCVSADNCTQDVNPDQADSDGDGIGDVCDTCPYDKDNDADNDGVCGDVDQYPGFNDNGDAVGNLPQLDWLEGTCVTNGVKPALGAAGENFEFVVKYTDPDNCLSSGVFQVWIDLNGEGYSSSEQFDMVEDDPLDIDCTDGKVYRYTTAIPSAGTYNYRFYANNGIEDAVGEATTTRRVEVVDAVAIHDGESIQSAITHDVTILVYEGTYLENLRFTTGQGNNSNITLQSVCGPEVTTIQGTYIDDSRTGTIGVQGVTNTVIDGFNISGGYYGIVLNGGLTVKNCIIENNLRGIYAITTHSRLIVKDTIIRNNEYTGSGAGIFLNSGGPHLISRSVITDNRSTGGNGGGIFLQNSVCGLTIEDTTISNNTAVGTSTGRGWGGGVFCTRSYNGNPGPAVSINNSTISSNSATGHGGGLFLKDGCEVTVTNSNVVDNTAGSNGGGLFLGNYNRLPINLNMTSSTVSNNKQINTGRNTGGGGIFNRLSNVSIHNSIFWGNEAAGDLGAHEAYAWLGLGNTFLFTYSDVMNNQNNFRTNDRSIGSYEFDATCIAADPMFVDSDNGDYHLRLGSPAIDQGSPNDAPAGDIDGDVRPLGAGYDMGADEYVPVQ encoded by the coding sequence ATGATGGTACAAATTAGATCTAATGTAATCATTATCAAGAAAATGCTGGGAGCCTTTGATTCTAGCAGAAACAAATATATAAACAAGATGGGTACAGGCTTGGTGCTGATGGTGCTTGTCCTGCCAATTATGTTTATGCCGTCTCTGGTGTCAGCCGAAATAATGGTCACGATCTGTCATTTTCCTTCCGAAAATTCATCAAATCCTAATACAATAAAAGTAGGCGAGGCGTCGGTCTCCACTCATTTGGCGAAACATGGAGATTACATCGGAATATGTGTTGATAGCGATGGTGATGGTATCGAGGATTCAATTGATATCTGTCCCTTTGATGCAGCCAACGATGCTGATGGTGATGGTGTTTGCGGTGATGTAGACCAATGCCCCGGCTTTGATGATAATGCGGATGCCGATGAAGACGGTATTGCTGACGGATGTGATACCTGCCCTGACGATGCAGCCAATGATGTGGATAACGATGGTATCTGCGGTAATGTTGACCAATGCCCCGGCTTTGATGACAATACGGATGCTGATGGAGACGGCATAGCTGACAGCTGCGATGCTTGCCCGAACGATGCGCCTAATGATCCGGATAATGACGGTATTTGTGGTATTAGCCCCCTATGCCTTAAATATGATGACGGTACGAATGATGATGAGGACTGGATCGATTACGGCTGTGACATCAACGCATATGATTATGACGGTGACGGTTTTTGTGTGAGTGCAGACAACTGTACCCAGGATGTAAACCCAGACCAGGCTGATTCGGATGGAGACGGAATCGGTGATGTTTGCGATACATGCCCCTATGATAAAGACAATGACGCGGACAACGATGGTGTCTGCGGTGATGTAGACCAATACCCAGGCTTCAATGATAATGGTGACGCAGTTGGTAATCTTCCGCAGCTTGACTGGTTAGAAGGCACCTGTGTAACAAACGGTGTCAAGCCAGCCCTCGGTGCAGCAGGAGAGAATTTTGAATTTGTAGTGAAATATACTGATCCTGATAATTGCCTGTCTTCAGGAGTTTTTCAGGTCTGGATCGATTTGAATGGTGAAGGATATAGTAGCAGTGAACAATTTGATATGGTGGAAGATGATCCACTCGATATCGATTGCACCGATGGCAAGGTGTACAGATACACCACGGCAATACCTAGCGCAGGAACATATAACTATCGTTTTTATGCAAATAACGGCATTGAGGATGCCGTGGGTGAGGCCACGACGACAAGAAGAGTAGAGGTGGTCGATGCAGTTGCCATTCATGATGGAGAATCCATCCAGTCGGCTATCACCCATGATGTAACAATACTGGTCTATGAGGGGACTTACCTTGAGAATCTCAGATTCACCACCGGGCAGGGAAATAATAGCAATATTACTCTGCAGTCAGTCTGCGGGCCTGAAGTAACAACTATTCAGGGAACGTATATTGATGATTCCAGAACGGGCACAATCGGCGTTCAGGGTGTAACAAATACTGTTATTGACGGCTTCAATATTTCCGGCGGCTATTACGGTATCGTCCTGAATGGAGGGCTTACAGTTAAAAACTGCATCATTGAAAATAACCTGCGCGGCATATATGCTATTACGACCCACAGCAGATTGATTGTGAAAGATACAATCATTCGGAACAATGAATATACTGGCTCTGGAGCTGGCATATTTTTAAATAGTGGTGGACCGCACCTGATTTCACGCAGTGTTATAACCGATAACAGGTCAACAGGTGGTAACGGCGGCGGTATATTCCTCCAGAATTCCGTCTGTGGTTTGACCATTGAAGATACAACGATAAGTAATAATACGGCAGTCGGAACGAGCACCGGTAGAGGATGGGGAGGTGGTGTCTTTTGCACAAGGAGCTATAATGGGAACCCTGGACCGGCAGTCAGTATAAATAATTCAACAATCAGCTCCAATAGCGCTACCGGTCACGGTGGCGGCCTGTTTTTAAAGGATGGGTGTGAAGTAACCGTAACCAACAGCAACGTTGTTGACAATACCGCAGGCAGTAACGGTGGCGGACTTTTTCTGGGTAACTATAATAGATTGCCTATTAATCTGAACATGACCAGCAGTACAGTCAGCAACAACAAACAGATCAATACAGGGAGAAATACTGGCGGGGGTGGCATATTCAATCGCCTGTCAAATGTATCCATACATAACAGCATCTTCTGGGGGAATGAGGCAGCCGGTGATCTCGGTGCACACGAAGCGTATGCTTGGCTGGGTTTAGGAAATACGTTTTTGTTCACCTACTCCGATGTAATGAATAATCAAAATAATTTTAGAACAAATGATCGCAGTATAGGCAGTTACGAGTTCGATGCAACCTGCATTGCGGCGGATCCAATGTTTGTGGACAGTGATAATGGGGACTACCACCTAAGATTGGGATCTCCTGCCATTGACCAGGGATCCCCCAATGATGCCCCAGCAGGTGATATTGATGGTGATGTAAGGCCCTTGGGTGCGGGCTATGACATGGGTGCGGATGAGTACGTACCTGTCCAGTAG
- a CDS encoding Fic/DOC family protein, with protein sequence MQHIDKQSLHNAYRLFESGDIDQFEIGTTKGLQQIHHYLFQGLYDFAGEIRTNNIAKGNFRFANSLYLNEILIKIEQMPEETFEEIIAKYVEMNIAHPFMEGNGRAMRIWLDMILKNRLKKVVNWQIVDKALYLQAIERSPVNDLEIRTLLSANVTEKINNREIIFKGIEQSYYYEGYGSEN encoded by the coding sequence ATGCAACATATCGATAAACAAAGTCTCCATAACGCATATCGTCTCTTTGAAAGCGGCGATATTGATCAATTTGAAATCGGCACAACAAAGGGCCTGCAACAAATCCATCATTATCTTTTTCAGGGCCTGTATGATTTTGCCGGAGAAATACGCACAAACAACATAGCAAAAGGAAACTTCAGGTTTGCCAACTCTCTGTACTTGAATGAAATACTGATAAAGATCGAACAAATGCCGGAGGAGACCTTTGAAGAAATCATAGCCAAGTATGTTGAGATGAATATCGCCCATCCTTTCATGGAAGGGAACGGAAGAGCTATGCGTATTTGGCTGGATATGATTTTGAAAAACCGGCTGAAGAAAGTGGTCAACTGGCAGATTGTCGACAAGGCGCTGTATTTGCAGGCAATAGAAAGAAGTCCGGTCAATGATTTGGAAATCAGAACCCTCCTGTCAGCAAACGTAACCGAGAAGATTAACAACCGGGAAATTATTTTTAAAGGGATAGAACAATCCTATTATTATGAAGGGTACGGGAGTGAAAATTAG
- the rsmG gene encoding 16S rRNA (guanine(527)-N(7))-methyltransferase RsmG yields MCNQKQFLSGLNKLNLSLLPQQVDSILLYCQELQKWSKRINLIARKTSATDIVEKHFIDSLTLLPVLRQYGLEQEGHAGATLLDVGSGAGFPGLVLATALPELSVTLVEPRQKRVSFLRHIVRTLGLTNVQIMDQRIEAGQGWGGPPFSFITSRAVAAKETFLPLIKEIATKDTVVIMMGATDETPLGKQTSQDGQGAPGWNALGEHKFSLPFSGDPRVLTLLQKVA; encoded by the coding sequence ATGTGTAATCAAAAACAATTTCTCAGTGGTCTGAATAAGCTCAACCTTTCTCTCTTGCCCCAACAGGTTGACAGTATCCTCCTGTATTGCCAGGAGCTGCAAAAATGGAGCAAACGGATCAACCTGATTGCCCGCAAGACCAGTGCAACGGATATCGTGGAAAAGCATTTTATCGACTCCCTGACCCTGCTCCCTGTTCTTCGCCAATACGGCTTGGAACAGGAGGGGCATGCCGGGGCAACCCTACTGGATGTAGGTAGCGGCGCCGGTTTTCCCGGCCTGGTGCTGGCAACAGCCCTGCCGGAACTCAGCGTTACCCTGGTTGAACCTCGGCAGAAGCGGGTTTCTTTTTTACGTCATATCGTCCGGACTCTGGGCCTGACCAATGTGCAGATCATGGATCAGCGGATTGAGGCAGGCCAGGGCTGGGGTGGCCCGCCCTTCAGCTTTATCACCAGCCGGGCTGTGGCTGCAAAGGAGACCTTTCTGCCTCTGATCAAAGAGATTGCTACCAAGGATACGGTGGTCATCATGATGGGCGCGACAGATGAGACTCCTCTGGGGAAGCAAACCAGCCAGGATGGGCAGGGGGCTCCGGGCTGGAATGCCTTGGGAGAGCATAAATTTTCCCTTCCGTTTTCTGGTGATCCGAGAGTCCTGACCCTGTTGCAAAAGGTTGCATAA
- a CDS encoding SUMF1/EgtB/PvdO family nonheme iron enzyme produces the protein MLTRFLYILLVLAITVPVQAASPYGDFHALVIGIEKYQHLTPLKTPIADAKAVAGLLKEQYGFTVQLVLNPDRDQLEKAVYDLRRTMTGEEDSLLIYYAGHGFLDKTTGVDYWQPVNAQRNSELYWVPTSRITDTLRAIRVRHVLVVADSCYSGSLLRDSGAKLAAGMSRDRFLQRMLQRRSRTALTSGGEEPVLDSGGSGHSVFAWVFLEVLRKNRELLEGDSLFDLIKRPVALKADQTPLYGDIRKAGQDVEQGDFIFVPKVLQNQTEPPLLVQAEKRGRGDFARRGNNGQSVGQRSGKVEPVRFSVPQQGDTITDPITDMEFVSIPKGCFQMGSNKSGYDDEKPVHEVCVDGFWMGKYEVTQGQWQKIMGENPAKFKKGDKYPVEQVSWEDVQGGIAELNNKSGRKYRLPTEAEWEYAARAGTAYKYSGGDNSDAVAWYYGNSGDSTRPVGEKKANTFGLYDMSGNVCEWCGDWYANDYYGTIPKDNPTGPSSGSFRVVRGGSWNFGPESVRSAYRNRYMPDDYGPNLGFRLVLPVQQGR, from the coding sequence ATGCTGACAAGATTTTTGTATATTCTGCTCGTTCTGGCAATCACGGTTCCGGTACAGGCCGCTTCTCCTTATGGAGATTTTCATGCCTTGGTGATCGGTATTGAGAAATATCAACACCTAACACCTTTGAAGACCCCGATAGCGGATGCAAAGGCGGTGGCTGGGCTGTTAAAGGAGCAGTACGGCTTTACCGTACAGTTGGTTTTGAACCCGGACAGGGACCAGCTTGAGAAAGCGGTTTATGACTTGCGCAGAACTATGACCGGGGAAGAGGACAGTCTGCTCATCTATTATGCTGGGCATGGATTTCTTGATAAAACAACCGGGGTCGATTACTGGCAACCTGTGAATGCGCAAAGGAACAGTGAGTTGTACTGGGTTCCCACCTCGCGAATTACAGACACGCTCAGGGCTATTCGGGTAAGACATGTACTTGTGGTGGCAGATTCCTGTTATTCCGGCAGCCTGTTACGGGATTCCGGGGCGAAATTGGCTGCTGGCATGAGCCGGGACCGATTCCTTCAGCGGATGTTGCAGCGGCGCTCCCGCACTGCCCTGACCTCGGGTGGAGAAGAGCCAGTGTTGGACTCCGGCGGCAGCGGTCATTCTGTTTTTGCCTGGGTGTTTCTGGAGGTGTTGAGGAAGAACCGGGAGCTTTTGGAGGGTGATAGTCTGTTCGATTTGATCAAACGTCCCGTTGCGCTCAAGGCGGATCAGACTCCGTTGTATGGGGACATCAGAAAGGCCGGGCAGGATGTTGAGCAGGGAGATTTTATTTTTGTGCCTAAGGTATTGCAGAATCAGACTGAGCCTCCCTTGCTTGTACAGGCGGAAAAACGTGGGAGAGGAGATTTTGCGAGGCGGGGGAATAATGGACAGTCTGTGGGGCAACGTAGTGGGAAAGTTGAACCAGTTCGTTTTTCCGTACCGCAGCAGGGCGACACTATAACTGACCCGATCACCGACATGGAGTTTGTCTCTATTCCTAAGGGCTGTTTTCAGATGGGTTCAAATAAAAGTGGATATGATGATGAGAAGCCAGTACATGAGGTTTGTGTGGATGGCTTTTGGATGGGGAAATATGAGGTCACTCAGGGGCAATGGCAGAAGATTATGGGCGAGAACCCGGCCAAATTCAAAAAAGGGGATAAGTATCCAGTGGAGCAGGTGTCTTGGGAGGATGTGCAGGGGGGCATTGCTGAGCTGAACAACAAGTCCGGCAGAAAGTATCGTCTGCCCACCGAGGCGGAATGGGAGTACGCCGCTCGTGCAGGGACTGCGTACAAATACAGTGGCGGAGACAACTCGGATGCTGTGGCCTGGTATTATGGCAACAGCGGAGACAGCACTCGTCCGGTGGGAGAAAAGAAAGCCAATACCTTTGGATTGTATGACATGAGCGGCAATGTTTGTGAATGGTGTGGGGATTGGTACGCTAATGATTATTATGGGACAATTCCGAAGGATAATCCGACCGGTCCTTCTTCCGGCTCGTTCCGCGTGGTTCGCGGTGGTAGTTGGAACTTCGGGCCCGAGAGCGTGCGCTCGGCGTACCGGAACAGGTACATGCCTGATGACTACGGTCCTAATCTGGGCTTCCGGCTTGTTCTCCCTGTTCAGCAGGGCCGGTAG
- the prs gene encoding ribose-phosphate diphosphokinase: protein MTRRENIFLIATQDTVPLADKVAAELRVVCTPMIRKQFADGEIYHAFPCDVSGRDIIIIASTHTDEAIQELIDLIAGGRYWNARSVNVVIPYLGYSTMERAKPESGEIPKGVTRTRQIFRTRPSYVAFVDLHSEAVLHAHSGEVRTRHLWTETLAAQKIRDMDLEDYVLVSPDYGFSKRVALLAGILKCPHTAANKDRYDVDQTIVSQLSSAVKGKTAIICDDMIRTGGSMLQTADRCYEAGAVDVMVMATHLVLSGDSRERFKEKGIHRIIGADTFPGTQKDDLLEVYSVAPIIASELIHYLRIV from the coding sequence ATGACCAGACGAGAAAATATTTTTCTGATTGCAACCCAGGATACCGTCCCCCTTGCTGATAAGGTGGCTGCGGAACTGCGGGTTGTCTGTACCCCGATGATCCGTAAGCAGTTTGCTGACGGCGAAATATATCATGCCTTTCCCTGTGATGTCTCAGGACGGGATATTATTATCATCGCGTCAACCCATACGGATGAGGCTATTCAGGAACTGATCGACCTGATCGCGGGCGGGCGCTACTGGAATGCCCGGAGCGTGAATGTCGTCATTCCCTATCTTGGTTATTCCACTATGGAACGGGCCAAACCAGAGTCCGGTGAAATCCCCAAGGGGGTGACCCGTACCCGACAGATTTTCCGTACCCGCCCCAGCTATGTGGCCTTTGTTGATCTCCATTCCGAGGCCGTGCTCCATGCCCATTCCGGTGAGGTTCGTACCCGCCATCTCTGGACTGAGACCTTGGCTGCGCAAAAGATTCGCGATATGGACCTGGAGGATTATGTGCTGGTTTCCCCTGATTACGGCTTTAGTAAACGGGTAGCCCTGCTGGCCGGGATCCTGAAATGCCCGCATACCGCAGCGAATAAGGACAGGTACGATGTGGATCAAACCATTGTTAGTCAGCTGTCCAGCGCGGTTAAGGGCAAGACCGCTATTATCTGTGACGATATGATCCGGACCGGTGGCTCCATGTTACAGACCGCAGATCGCTGCTATGAGGCTGGTGCGGTGGATGTGATGGTTATGGCCACGCACCTGGTGCTTTCCGGGGATTCCCGTGAGCGCTTCAAGGAAAAGGGTATTCATCGGATTATCGGGGCTGACACCTTTCCCGGTACCCAAAAAGACGATCTGCTGGAGGTCTACTCTGTTGCGCCGATTATCGCCTCAGAGCTGATCCATTATTTGCGGATTGTTTGA
- the xseA gene encoding exodeoxyribonuclease VII large subunit: MLSQQKIFSVSELTRSIKAMLEGRFAFISVAGEISGLRRPGSGHIYFTLKDEQAQIKAVLFKMQQRYLVQPPKDGDMVVCLGRVSVYEPRGDYQLIIDSLDYHGEGALQLAFEQLKKRLAAEGLFDQELKRPIPPLPEHLVLVTSPSGAAVHDFIRIAHKRYPQVRISVYPAAVQGEQAAKELRQAVSEINLLQEAGRLAADAIVLCRGGGSTEDLQAFNNEALAREIRSSTIPVVSAVGHEIDFTIADLVADLRAPTPSGAAEMLLPDGQALREHLVDQARRLHRTMQGQLERFQERIILYRHKLSGAAQPVDTLLLRLDHMAENMEHAMRANLAALQARLDRVENRLKRNNPLLVLNLYQQRIEEMQHRLHQIGIHLISDKEQELARAAGVLEAVSPLSTLARGYAVARKGTGPRQTVITAADQVQVGDPIEVLLHKGRLECEVTRVERSSEEL; this comes from the coding sequence GTGTTGAGTCAACAAAAGATCTTCAGCGTCTCTGAGCTGACCCGCTCCATCAAGGCCATGCTGGAGGGCCGCTTTGCCTTTATCAGCGTGGCCGGTGAGATCTCCGGCCTGCGGCGACCGGGCTCCGGCCATATCTACTTCACCCTCAAAGACGAGCAGGCCCAGATCAAGGCCGTGTTGTTCAAGATGCAGCAACGCTACCTGGTTCAGCCGCCCAAGGACGGCGACATGGTGGTCTGTCTGGGCAGGGTCTCGGTCTACGAGCCCAGGGGCGACTACCAGCTCATCATCGACAGTCTGGATTACCACGGGGAAGGGGCCTTGCAGCTCGCCTTTGAGCAGCTGAAAAAACGGCTGGCCGCTGAAGGGCTCTTTGATCAGGAGCTGAAAAGGCCGATCCCACCCCTGCCAGAGCACCTTGTCCTGGTGACCTCACCCTCGGGTGCTGCGGTCCATGATTTCATCCGCATTGCCCACAAGAGATACCCCCAGGTACGGATCTCGGTCTATCCGGCAGCAGTGCAGGGCGAGCAGGCGGCAAAAGAACTGCGTCAGGCTGTGTCGGAGATTAATCTCCTGCAGGAGGCAGGTCGACTGGCAGCGGATGCCATTGTCCTCTGCCGGGGCGGTGGTTCTACCGAGGACCTCCAGGCCTTTAACAACGAGGCGCTGGCGCGGGAGATCCGCAGCTCAACCATCCCGGTGGTCAGCGCGGTGGGCCATGAGATCGACTTCACCATTGCCGATCTGGTGGCCGATCTCCGTGCCCCCACCCCCAGCGGGGCCGCTGAGATGCTGCTGCCGGACGGTCAGGCCCTGCGCGAGCATCTGGTGGATCAGGCCCGCAGGCTCCACCGCACCATGCAGGGGCAATTGGAGCGCTTTCAGGAGCGGATCATCCTCTATCGGCATAAGCTGTCTGGTGCGGCCCAACCGGTGGATACCCTGCTGCTTCGCCTGGATCATATGGCGGAAAACATGGAACATGCCATGCGGGCCAATCTGGCAGCCCTTCAGGCCCGCCTGGACCGGGTGGAAAACCGGCTCAAACGGAATAACCCCTTACTGGTCCTGAATCTCTATCAGCAGCGCATTGAGGAGATGCAGCACCGGCTGCACCAGATCGGTATCCACCTCATCAGCGATAAGGAGCAGGAACTTGCTCGAGCCGCAGGGGTGCTGGAGGCGGTGAGTCCCTTATCCACCCTGGCACGCGGCTATGCCGTGGCCCGAAAAGGTACTGGTCCTCGCCAAACCGTGATCACCGCAGCAGATCAGGTTCAGGTTGGAGATCCCATTGAGGTCTTGCTCCATAAGGGGCGGTTGGAGTGTGAGGTGACTCGGGTTGAACGGAGTTCAGAGGAGTTGTAA
- the leuB gene encoding 3-isopropylmalate dehydrogenase has protein sequence MSKKVAVLAGDGIGPEVMAEALKVLEVAQEKFGFSLEYEAADVGGLAIDNHGEALPQSTLNTCEAADAILFGSVGGPKWESLPPAEQPERAALLPLRKHFDLFCNLRPARVFKSLAAACPLRPDIVGEGFDILVVRELTSGIYFGTPKGREGSGADEMAYDTMVYKRSEIERIARMAFEAAQVRNKKVTSVDKANVLTTMVLWREVVMEVAADYPDVELNHIYVDNATMQLVRWPQQFDVLLCGNMFGDIISDEAAMLTGSMGMLASASLNSANFGLFEPAGGSAPDIAGKGIANPIAQVLSAAMMLRYSLGQDAAATAIENAVSAALDKDIMTADIATKGCTPVNTKEMGDAIIAAL, from the coding sequence ATGAGCAAGAAAGTAGCAGTACTGGCCGGAGATGGTATCGGCCCAGAGGTCATGGCAGAGGCCCTTAAGGTTCTGGAGGTAGCGCAGGAGAAGTTTGGCTTTTCGTTGGAATACGAGGCCGCAGATGTGGGCGGTCTTGCCATTGATAATCACGGTGAGGCCTTGCCCCAGTCCACCCTGAATACCTGTGAGGCTGCGGATGCTATCCTCTTTGGTTCTGTGGGCGGACCGAAATGGGAAAGTCTGCCCCCGGCAGAACAGCCGGAACGGGCAGCCCTGCTCCCCTTGCGCAAGCATTTTGACCTGTTTTGTAACCTGCGCCCGGCCCGGGTCTTCAAGTCCCTAGCAGCGGCCTGTCCCCTGCGTCCAGATATCGTTGGCGAGGGCTTTGATATCCTGGTGGTTCGTGAGCTGACCTCGGGTATCTATTTCGGCACCCCCAAGGGAAGAGAAGGCAGCGGAGCCGACGAGATGGCCTATGATACCATGGTTTATAAACGCTCTGAGATTGAGCGCATTGCCCGGATGGCCTTTGAGGCGGCGCAGGTGCGCAATAAGAAGGTGACCTCAGTGGATAAGGCCAATGTCCTGACCACCATGGTGCTTTGGCGTGAGGTGGTCATGGAGGTAGCTGCTGATTACCCGGATGTGGAATTGAACCATATCTATGTGGATAATGCCACCATGCAACTGGTCCGTTGGCCCCAGCAGTTTGATGTGCTGCTCTGCGGCAATATGTTTGGTGATATCATCTCTGACGAGGCAGCCATGCTCACCGGCTCTATGGGAATGCTGGCCTCTGCCAGCCTGAACAGCGCAAACTTCGGCCTCTTTGAACCGGCTGGTGGTTCTGCCCCGGATATTGCCGGTAAGGGCATTGCCAACCCCATTGCCCAGGTCCTTTCTGCCGCTATGATGCTCCGCTACAGCCTGGGACAGGACGCAGCTGCTACGGCCATTGAGAATGCAGTGTCTGCGGCCCTGGATAAGGACATTATGACCGCTGATATCGCCACCAAGGGCTGCACACCGGTGAACACCAAGGAAATGGGCGATGCCATTATCGCGGCATTATAA
- the asd gene encoding aspartate-semialdehyde dehydrogenase codes for MKKVGIIGWRGMVGSVLMERMGEEDDFKGIEPLFFSTSQAGQEGPKIDGTSYELLDAHDLNLLKETNILLSCQGGEYTSDIHPKLRSEGWEGYWIDAASTLRMEKDSIIVLDPVNRKIIDQGLADGIKDYIGGNCTVSLMLMALAGLFEKGWVEWVTSQTYQAASGAGAKNMIELVDQMRLIGENAENVLDDHETALIIDKNVTETIRSPRFLTKNFGAPLAASLIPWIDRAMDNGQTREEWKGVSETNKILGYSAENQIPIDGCCVRVGSMRCHSQAFTIKLNQNIPLADIEEAIASHNKWVYLVANTKEETVNKLTPTRVTRTLDIPVGRLRKMNLGEQYLSAFSVGDQLLWGAAEPVRRMLKIVLEHLG; via the coding sequence ATGAAAAAAGTAGGTATAATCGGTTGGCGAGGCATGGTCGGATCCGTGCTCATGGAGCGCATGGGTGAGGAGGATGATTTCAAGGGCATTGAACCTCTGTTTTTCTCCACTTCCCAGGCAGGTCAGGAAGGCCCCAAGATTGACGGTACCAGCTATGAACTGCTTGATGCCCACGACCTGAATCTGCTCAAGGAAACCAATATTCTACTCTCCTGTCAGGGCGGCGAGTATACCTCTGATATACATCCCAAGCTGCGGAGTGAGGGCTGGGAGGGGTACTGGATTGATGCGGCATCCACCCTGCGCATGGAAAAGGACTCCATTATTGTTCTGGACCCGGTAAACCGTAAGATCATTGATCAGGGCCTGGCTGACGGGATCAAGGATTATATTGGCGGCAACTGCACGGTCTCCCTCATGTTGATGGCCTTAGCCGGTCTTTTTGAAAAGGGTTGGGTTGAGTGGGTCACCTCACAGACTTATCAGGCCGCATCCGGGGCCGGGGCCAAGAATATGATTGAGCTGGTGGATCAGATGCGGCTGATCGGTGAAAATGCCGAGAACGTGCTGGATGATCACGAGACAGCCTTGATCATTGATAAAAACGTCACTGAGACGATCCGCAGCCCTCGTTTTCTGACCAAGAATTTCGGCGCCCCCCTGGCTGCCAGCCTGATTCCCTGGATTGACCGGGCTATGGACAACGGCCAGACCCGGGAGGAGTGGAAAGGGGTCTCTGAGACCAATAAGATCCTTGGGTATAGCGCTGAGAACCAGATTCCTATTGATGGTTGCTGTGTTCGGGTCGGTTCCATGCGTTGTCATAGCCAGGCCTTTACCATCAAACTGAACCAGAATATTCCCTTAGCGGATATTGAAGAGGCCATTGCCAGTCATAATAAATGGGTCTACCTGGTAGCCAATACCAAGGAAGAAACAGTGAATAAACTGACACCCACCCGGGTAACCCGAACCCTGGATATCCCGGTGGGGCGCCTGCGCAAGATGAACCTGGGGGAGCAGTACCTGAGTGCCTTCAGTGTTGGCGACCAGCTGCTCTGGGGAGCTGCTGAGCCGGTTCGTCGGATGTTGAAAATTGTCTTGGAGCATCTTGGCTGA